The Paenibacillus sp. MBLB1832 genome has a window encoding:
- a CDS encoding GerMN domain-containing protein, with protein MTITTRLVQGALLVSAITLSITACGQKAQFTGSTSTPHASVTPTATPIVATAVPTPTAVPMKQRQIKAYYSDQDEMKLVEKAVTISFQKDADVYAAALQALQKNDDPKAISLFDDLKFKSVAFDATKGELKVDVAFGPKTQLGAPGEELFLQALKKTVFQFTEVKALYVLKDGKQVDSLMGHLELPYPIKRPN; from the coding sequence ATGACCATCACAACTCGCCTAGTTCAAGGAGCGCTTCTTGTAAGTGCCATCACATTGTCGATAACCGCCTGCGGGCAAAAGGCTCAATTCACAGGATCAACATCGACACCGCATGCAAGTGTTACGCCAACAGCTACGCCCATCGTTGCAACGGCAGTGCCGACACCAACAGCGGTTCCAATGAAACAACGACAAATTAAGGCATATTATAGCGATCAAGATGAAATGAAGCTCGTTGAGAAGGCTGTAACGATTAGCTTCCAGAAGGATGCTGACGTATATGCGGCTGCACTTCAAGCGCTTCAGAAAAATGATGATCCGAAAGCCATCTCCCTGTTTGATGATCTGAAATTCAAGTCTGTAGCGTTTGATGCGACCAAAGGAGAGCTGAAAGTGGATGTAGCTTTTGGGCCTAAGACACAATTGGGTGCTCCAGGTGAGGAATTATTCTTGCAAGCGCTAAAGAAAACGGTATTTCAATTCACGGAAGTGAAGGCGTTATATGTGCTAAAAGATGGCAAGCAGGTTGACAGCCTAATGGGGCATTTGGAGCTGCCCTATCCAATAAAACGACCTAACTAA
- the leuD gene encoding 3-isopropylmalate dehydratase small subunit → MEAFKQHTGLVGPVDRVNVDTDAIIPKQFLKRIERSGFGQFLFFEWRWDEAGNVIESFPLNQERYQGASVLISRANFGCGSSREHAPWAIQDFGFRVIIAPSYADIFYNNCFKNSILPIKLSEEQVEDLFQRTAKHDGYKLNVDLENKKLSDDFGLEIQFDLDEHRRQFLLQGLDDIGLTLQHEDKITAYEQAHQKRLAYK, encoded by the coding sequence ATGGAAGCTTTTAAACAACATACAGGCCTCGTTGGTCCTGTTGATCGTGTCAACGTAGATACAGATGCAATTATTCCTAAACAATTCCTTAAACGTATTGAGCGTTCTGGCTTCGGACAATTCCTTTTTTTCGAATGGAGATGGGATGAAGCAGGTAATGTGATCGAGAGCTTCCCGCTTAACCAAGAACGTTATCAAGGGGCTTCCGTATTGATCTCCCGTGCGAACTTTGGTTGTGGATCTTCCCGTGAGCACGCGCCTTGGGCGATTCAAGATTTCGGCTTCCGCGTCATTATTGCACCATCCTACGCGGATATTTTCTATAACAACTGCTTCAAAAACAGCATTCTGCCAATCAAGTTGTCGGAAGAGCAAGTAGAAGACTTGTTCCAACGTACGGCTAAGCATGATGGCTACAAGTTGAATGTGGATCTTGAGAATAAAAAGTTAAGCGATGATTTTGGTCTAGAAATCCAATTTGACTTGGATGAGCACCGCCGTCAATTCTTATTGCAAGGGTTGGACGATATCGGTCTAACATTGCAACATGAAGATAAAATTACGGCTTATGAGCAAGCACACCAAAAACGTTTGGCTTACAAATAA
- a CDS encoding N-acetylmuramoyl-L-alanine amidase family protein has translation MMKFPTFCLFLLAFLLLMPTTSFGAEAAKPIKLYMNEKPLQTPDVTPRIVSGNTIVPLRVIVEEIGAKVAWDEATRKVTIKKDEVQIELVIDQTTALINGKQTKLEVGPKIENGSTMLPLRFIGELLGIEFKWDGPTSSVHMFKPIDGDSKPVTGPVDVEVPEDGKDTKPNPGTGTTFTPADGVHLVTAISMSETELTVTAKDGTLTPKVLTLTNPSRLVFDFPNTTLDEPLRKLLVKNLGELPSKQPQVTKVRFSNYSDDPATVRIILDLNGPMDYQVQSSKLPNQWKASIGERKLTVVIDAGHGDNDPGALSITGKNEKDFTLATAKKVEALLAKDKRIHVLMTRSDDTFIPLDGRVSFANDISADLFLSIHGNSAKATVSGTETYYNRPESLAFATVVHKFAIPATGFPDRKVREADFRVITKTSMPAVLLEVGYLSNKNDEAAMYKEEFQDKLAAALVSAIKEYLNLK, from the coding sequence ATGATGAAATTTCCTACATTTTGTTTATTCCTGTTAGCTTTCTTATTGCTGATGCCAACGACATCTTTCGGTGCGGAAGCGGCCAAGCCGATCAAACTGTATATGAATGAAAAACCATTGCAAACCCCAGACGTAACGCCGCGAATCGTCAGTGGGAATACGATTGTACCTTTGCGTGTCATCGTCGAAGAAATTGGCGCGAAAGTTGCTTGGGATGAAGCCACACGGAAAGTGACGATTAAGAAAGATGAGGTTCAAATTGAACTTGTCATCGATCAAACGACGGCGCTCATCAATGGCAAACAAACGAAGCTTGAAGTCGGGCCGAAAATTGAGAATGGCAGTACGATGCTTCCCCTGCGATTCATCGGTGAACTGTTGGGGATTGAGTTCAAATGGGACGGACCAACCTCTTCGGTACATATGTTTAAACCGATAGACGGCGATTCCAAGCCAGTTACGGGTCCTGTTGACGTCGAGGTGCCTGAAGACGGGAAAGATACCAAGCCGAATCCAGGCACAGGAACGACTTTTACGCCTGCGGATGGCGTTCATTTGGTGACGGCGATTTCAATGTCAGAAACAGAGCTTACCGTGACAGCGAAGGATGGCACACTTACTCCGAAAGTTTTGACGTTGACTAACCCATCCCGCCTCGTATTTGATTTCCCAAATACGACACTGGATGAACCCCTGCGTAAATTACTAGTGAAAAATTTAGGTGAGTTGCCGTCCAAGCAGCCGCAAGTAACCAAAGTGAGATTTTCAAACTATAGTGATGATCCCGCAACGGTACGCATTATTTTAGATTTGAATGGTCCGATGGACTATCAAGTGCAATCTTCCAAGCTGCCTAATCAGTGGAAAGCGAGCATTGGGGAACGGAAATTAACGGTCGTCATTGACGCAGGGCACGGTGATAATGACCCTGGTGCGCTCTCGATTACGGGCAAGAACGAGAAGGATTTTACACTTGCAACAGCGAAGAAGGTAGAGGCGTTGCTGGCGAAAGATAAGCGAATTCACGTCTTAATGACGCGTTCGGATGATACGTTTATCCCACTGGATGGCAGGGTTTCTTTTGCCAACGATATCTCAGCAGATCTTTTCCTTTCAATTCACGGGAACAGTGCGAAAGCGACCGTTTCTGGCACTGAGACGTATTATAACAGGCCTGAAAGCTTAGCTTTTGCCACAGTTGTACACAAATTTGCGATACCAGCTACGGGGTTCCCTGATCGTAAAGTGCGTGAGGCGGATTTCCGCGTCATTACGAAAACATCCATGCCAGCAGTATTGCTTGAGGTTGGATACTTATCCAACAAGAACGACGAAGCTGCAATGTACAAAGAAGAATTTCAAGACAAGCTAGCGGCAGCGCTAGTAAGCGCGATTAAAGAATATTTGAATCTCAAATAA